Genomic window (Methanomassiliicoccus sp.):
CAGAATCGGCGGCGTTCACCATCACCTTCTGCCTACTGGGCGGCCTTCTGGTGGGCCTGATCACCAAGTATACAAGGGTCAGGCCGGCGCTGCTGGCGGAGGAACTCGAGGAGTTCGTGGAAAGCGGAAGGCTCCCTCCTCGCAACGGGATGGTTGGCCTGGTCCGGGGCCTGGTGGGCCTGGTCTTCGGCGGTTCCATCGGGCCGGAGGGCCCGCTTACCGGCGGGTGCGGTTCCCTGGGCACCTGGATCGCCGACCGGTTGAAGGTCCCCAAGCCAGCGGTCGGTGTCTTCACCCTGTCAGGCATCAGCGGGATGTTCGGGTCCTTCCTCGGCTCGCCGTTCGGTTTCGCCATGTTCACCATCGAAGCGGGAATGGAAAAGCAGAAGTTGAGCTGGAAGGCCCTCCTACCCAGCATCATTGCCTCCTCGGTGGGATACACCGTCTTCTTCGCGCTGACCGGCTACGTCTTCGGCGGCAACTACAATTTCCCAGCGTACGATGGCTGGAACCTAATCGACCTGGCGTATGCGGTCATGCTCGGACTGGTGGGCGGCCTGGTGGGCCTGTTGTTCATTCGCTCGTTCAGAACGATAAGACGATGGTCGGGGCGGTGGTCGTCCCGTCCGGTCGAGCTGGCGATGCTTGCCGGACTTATCCTCGGCCTAGTCGGGGCGGCTTTTCCCGTCCTCCTGTTCTCCGGAGATAAGCAGATCCAGACGATCATCGATGATGCTATCGGGCTCGGGTTCCTGATGCTACTGGCACTGACCCTGATGAAGGTGCTGCTGACGGTGGTGTGCCTGGCCCTGGGTTGGTCCGGGGGATATATCTTCCCATCGTTCTTTATCGGCACCGCCATGGGGCTGGCCATGCATCAGCTACTGCCGTTCATACCGGAGATCGTATGCATCGTGTGTGTGATGTCCGGAGTGTCGGTGGCACTATTGAAATCGCCCATCGCTCTCGCTCTCATCATTCAAGCCCTCTTCGATGTTCGCCTGGCCCCGGTCATCGCCATCTCCATCGTCGCCGCCTTCCTGCTGACCTGCAAGACCGATCTGGTACCCTCGGACCGGCGGCGGACCACCGGTACTGGCACGCCGACAGAGGCCTTACCGTTCACACCCGATGGTGCTCCATCCTCACCGAGGCCATAGCTTTCATGTTGGCCAGAGGGGTCTCGGGGGCGAACCCACATCCCGGAGCCAGAATGTCCGTACCGGCCTCGATGCATTCCTTGCACGCCTCCACCACGTATTCAGGGGAGCGGAACAGGAGGGTATCGGTCGGAGACACGTTGCCCACTGCGGCCACCTTCCCTCCGAGCAGCCGCTTGACCGAGCGCATGTCCATGCCCTGGTCCACGCTAATGCCGTCAGCTCCGGTGCTCTTCATCAGCTGAAGGTTCTCCGCGGTATTCCCGCAGATATGCAGTATGCTCTTCGCTCCGGCGTCTCGGACCACCTGGACCAGCCTCTTGGTGTAGGGCTGGGCGAACTCCTCATACTGGTCCGGCCCCAGAAGGTCCCCGCTAGCGGTGGCGTCCACCAGGACGACCACGTCGGCCCCGGCGCTAACCGCTTCCTGAGCATACTCGACGTTCCATCGGAAGGCTTTGTCCAGGACTACCTTGAGGTAGCCGGGGTCGAGCATGAGGTCCATAAGGGCGCTCTCCTCCCCCCGAAGCTGGCAG
Coding sequences:
- a CDS encoding chloride channel protein is translated as MTDVTGLSNVEIRSKPFYRLLFISGAIGLLGALMTVAFFVVMESGIFVIWEGLPGLLGLGEGTESAAFTITFCLLGGLLVGLITKYTRVRPALLAEELEEFVESGRLPPRNGMVGLVRGLVGLVFGGSIGPEGPLTGGCGSLGTWIADRLKVPKPAVGVFTLSGISGMFGSFLGSPFGFAMFTIEAGMEKQKLSWKALLPSIIASSVGYTVFFALTGYVFGGNYNFPAYDGWNLIDLAYAVMLGLVGGLVGLLFIRSFRTIRRWSGRWSSRPVELAMLAGLILGLVGAAFPVLLFSGDKQIQTIIDDAIGLGFLMLLALTLMKVLLTVVCLALGWSGGYIFPSFFIGTAMGLAMHQLLPFIPEIVCIVCVMSGVSVALLKSPIALALIIQALFDVRLAPVIAISIVAAFLLTCKTDLVPSDRRRTTGTGTPTEALPFTPDGAPSSPRP
- a CDS encoding MtaA/CmuA family methyltransferase, with product MDERERLLSVLAREPVDRVPVVSPTQTGTVDLMKASGAFWPQANADPRLMFELALAAHTVAGLEGCRVPFDAAVDASAFGAVTSHETDRRQPAITGRPVTSRDLADIVSIPDPRRNGRAPVVLEAVSLLRKRLGLVSPVLCGVISSFTLACQLRGEESALMDLMLDPGYLKVVLDKAFRWNVEYAQEAVSAGADVVVLVDATASGDLLGPDQYEEFAQPYTKRLVQVVRDAGAKSILHICGNTAENLQLMKSTGADGISVDQGMDMRSVKRLLGGKVAAVGNVSPTDTLLFRSPEYVVEACKECIEAGTDILAPGCGFAPETPLANMKAMASVRMEHHRV